In Toxoplasma gondii ME49 chromosome X, whole genome shotgun sequence, a single genomic region encodes these proteins:
- the RPL34 gene encoding ribosomal protein RPL34 (encoded by transcript TGME49_227600), whose amino-acid sequence MAPRLVYRRHNHYATGSNRVRRVRTPGAKVVFHNVGKQPSRPKCGNCHRALPGIPAVAPHRLRLLKKRERTVHRAYGGSRCHACVRERIVRAFLVEEQKCVKQVLQVKEKQKKDEMKAESKKSKQKKSSKTAKA is encoded by the exons ATGGCGCCTCGTCTGGTTTACCGTCGTCACAACCACTATGCCACTGGCTCCAACCGAGTGCGCCGCGTGCGCACTCCTGGAGCAAAGGTTGTTTTCCACAATGTGGGCAAGCAGCCTTCGCGACCCAAATGTGGCAACTGCCATCGTGCTTTGCCTGGG ATCCCCGCTGTTGCGCCACACAGACTGAGActcttgaagaagagagaaagaacagtcCACCGCGCCTACGGTGGCAGCCGATGCCACGCCTGCGTGCGTGAGAG AATTGTGCGTGCATTCCTTGTGGAGGAGCAGAAGTGCGTCAAGCAGGTGTTGCaagtgaaggagaagcagaagaaggacgaaatGAAGGCTGAgtcgaagaagtcgaagcagaaaaagagcagcAAGACCGCGAAGGCGTAA
- a CDS encoding hypothetical protein (encoded by transcript TGME49_227590), with amino-acid sequence MERSGVYRFIRATIFFPVFVAWTCSLNFLSGEYYRSPEESSCRRIQRVDTKSGRSSDFDCFRSSSTIEKAVQAP; translated from the exons ATGGAACGGTCAGGTGTCTATAGGTTCATCAGAGCAACAATATTTTTTCCGGTGTTTGTGGCTTGGACATGTAGCCTCAATTTCCTCTCCGGTGAGTACTACAGGTCGCCGGAAGAAAGCAGCTGTCGGCGTATTCAAAG GGTTGATACCAAATcaggcagaagcagcgacttCGACTGTTTCAGAA GTTCGTCGACAATCGAGAAGGCAGTACAGGCTCCCTGA
- a CDS encoding transmembrane amino acid transporter protein (encoded by transcript TGME49_227580~Predicted trans-membrane domain (TMHMM2.0):94-117:121-144:172-195:209-229:235-258:277-300:312-335:357-380:392-415:424-447:458-481) has translation MMAIESGHSSPGVSVEITDLHSSHDTTSEELQETVAHTRDGKVITFLHPSPTDLQVLSSESVSRSLSCRDYFLATKTNEGAPIQHRHKVKSTGAFGTGVIICKAFMGSAFTLLPYAVMKGGLIFSFLILAGVLVLSVYCMELLLECCEGDACATYEAVAEHALGRWGRTLIELCVFSSQVSFCSVYAVVASRYLRDVILVTAGCSPNVDISVTTIIWCLGVYFFSLSFVRNMTYLVPLLLVGNMGTIFGMFILIVAVVVQMSQQRMVRSVELFNFDGWSLILGMSIYLWLGAGLILPIRNTAKPAVQQKFSQLLISSLTGLILLYVVYSTICVLAFGKDVKEIILSNLPSGPLGTTIQAIFVIVVLSTYPLMLYPATGIVEERLLPYVVTSCRWALQLASVTIRIILVLSTLAMATLGKHQLGGLVSLIGAVCGVPLAFIFPALMHLKLRRPQQFLRRLSHYLIVLSGFAVQGFSVYNTISGWHRKSDYGSACPNVNLSD, from the exons ATGATGGCAATCGAATCGGGTCACTCCAGTCCTGGAGTCTCTGTGGAGATAACAGACCTCCACAGTTCACATGATACTACGTCAGAAGAGCTTCAGGAGACAGTGGCACATACACGAGATGGAAAAGTTATAACATTTCTACATCCTTCGCCCACTGACTTGCAGGTTCTTTCCTCTGAATCCGTTTCTCGGAGCCTTTCCTGCCGAGATTATTTTCTCGCAACGAAGACAA ATGAAGGTGCGCCGATTCAACACCGGCATAAAGTGAAGTCGACTGGCGCCTTTGGCACGGGCGTGATTATCTGCAAGGCCTTCATGGGGAGCGCCTTTACTTTGCTCCCTTACGCCGTCATGAAAGGCGGCCTtattttctctttcctcattTTAGCTGGCGTCCTTGTTCTCAGTGTGTACTGTATGGAACTGCTTTTGGAATGCTGTGAAGGCGACGCGTGCGCTACATACGAAGCTGTTGCCGAACACGCTCTAGGGAGATGGGGCAGAACTTTAATAGAACTGTGTGTTTTTTCATCGCAGGTGTCATTCTGTTCTGTTTACGCTGTAGTCGCGTCACGATATCTACGCGATGTCATTCTAGTCACCGCGGGATGCTCGCCCAATGTGGATATATCTGTAACCACAATAATTTGGTGTCTAGGAGTAtactttttttctctcagttTCGTAAGAAACATGACGTACCTCGTACCTCTTTTGTTAGTGGGAAATATGGGGACAATTTTCGGCATGTTCATCCTTATTGTTGCCGTCGTTGTTCAAATGAGCCAACAACGAATGGTTCGGTCGGTCGAATTGTTCAATTTCGACGGATGGTCTCTCATTCTGGGAATGAGTATCTACCTCTGGCTAG GAGCTGGCCTGATTCTCCCCATTCGCAATACAGCGAAGCCCGCCGTTCAACAGAAATTTTCCCAG CTTCTCATTTCTAGTCTCACAGGCCTCATATTGCTGTACGTCGTGTACAGCACGATTTGCGTTCTTGCATTTGGCAAGGATGTGAAAGAGATTATTCTCTCCAATCTCCCTTCCGGTCCTCTGGGAACCACTATCCAG GCAATCTTCGTCATTGTCGTTTTATCTACGTATCCGCTAATGCTCTATCCAGCCACTGGCATCGTTGAGGAGAGACTCCTCCCGTATGTTGTGACCTCATGTCGATGGGCGCTGCAGCTCGCCAGTGTGACCATTCGCATTATCCTT GTCCTCTCCACCCTTGCAATGGCCACATTGGGGAAGCACCAGCTAGGAGGGCTTGTGTCGTTGATTGGAGCGGTATGCGGCGTCCCTCTTGCTTTTATTTTTCCCGCACTGATGCACCTGAAGCTCAGAAGACCGCAGCAGTTTCTGCGGCGACTGTCCCACTATCTCATTGTTCTTAGTGGCTTTGCAGTCCAGGGCTTCTCTGTTTACAATACAATATCGGGCTGGCACCGCAAATCTGACTACGGCAGCGCTTGCCCAAATGTGAATCTAAGCGACTAA